From Mytilus galloprovincialis chromosome 9, xbMytGall1.hap1.1, whole genome shotgun sequence, the proteins below share one genomic window:
- the LOC143044513 gene encoding uncharacterized protein LOC143044513 isoform X1 has translation MFQRIIFLAPIENIISEGITTTAGMFFLLLIHTAVLWIVETQHNLTPFGNASQSSVVAAAGRPENAINPPISNVFSYSDCSHTKVDPENTAAWWMFKLSYGATYIQNITIYYRENFAHRMDGFKLYVTNTSTIPPDGYLCYEDPDPGLPSITQTIPCNQLGRYVIYYDDTGSLERVGNFTRPDGPVVELCYVAIYGCQKTFWGSDCDKNCSENCIDQHCYPQNGSCVWGFHTRNCSNDVCDNYTVVCTDDFSANKEENISLLSTQIGFFTGGVLFGALIASTVCILVIKKRTRRKKHGNIDVTKTSQSHEQQHGDDVRMENVSTYQDLTNDIMPNDYDQINTTYVNH, from the exons ATGTTTCAAAGGATTATTTTCTTAGCGCCAATAGAGAATATAATTAGTGAAG gAATCACAACGACAGCTGGTATGTTTTTTCTGTTACTGATCCACACAGCAGTTTTGTGGATAGTTGAAACTCAAC ATAACCTCACACCGTTTGGCAATGCTTCTCAAAGTTCTGTAGTAGCAGCAGCAGGACGACCTGAAAATGCCATTAATCCACCCATTTCAAATGTATTTTCCTATTCTGACTGTTCACACACAAAAGTAGACCCTGAAAACACGGCAGCTTGGTGGATGTTTAAATTATCTTACGGAGCtacatatattcaaaatataacaatatacTACAGAGAAAACT TTGCGCATCGTATGGATGGATTTAAGTTGTATGTGACAAATACATCAACCATTCCACCTGATGGTTATCTTTGTTATGAGGATCCTGATCCAGGTTTGCCAAGCATCACACAAACTATTCCTTGTAACCAACTTGGAAGATATGTCATATATTACGATGACACAGGATCTTTGGAGAGAGTAGGGAATTTCACTCGCCCCGATGGACCTGTAGTTGAACTGTGCTACGTTGCCATTTATG GTTGTCAAAAGACCTTTTGGGGTAGTGACTGTGATAAGAACTGCTCCGAAAATTGCATTGACCAACATTGCTACCCGCAAAATGGTTCATGTGTTTGGGGATTTCACACTAGAAATTGTTCAAATGATGTGTGCGATAACTATACTGTAGTTTGCACGGATGACT tttctgcaaataaagaagaaaacatCAGCTTACTATCAACCCAGATTGGCTTTTTCACAGGTGGTGTTCTTTTTGGTGCTCTGATTGCATCTACTGTGTGTATTCTAGTAATTAAAAAACGCACACGTCGTAAAAAACACG gCAACATTGATGTAACGAAGACATCTCAGAG TCATGAGCAACAGCATGGTGACGATGTTCGAATGGAAAATGTATCTACatatcaagatcttacaaatGATATAATGCCAAATgattatgaccaaataaacacAACATACGTCAATCACTAA
- the LOC143044513 gene encoding uncharacterized protein LOC143044513 isoform X2 produces MFQRIIFLAPIENIISEDNLTPFGNASQSSVVAAAGRPENAINPPISNVFSYSDCSHTKVDPENTAAWWMFKLSYGATYIQNITIYYRENFAHRMDGFKLYVTNTSTIPPDGYLCYEDPDPGLPSITQTIPCNQLGRYVIYYDDTGSLERVGNFTRPDGPVVELCYVAIYGCQKTFWGSDCDKNCSENCIDQHCYPQNGSCVWGFHTRNCSNDVCDNYTVVCTDDFSANKEENISLLSTQIGFFTGGVLFGALIASTVCILVIKKRTRRKKHGNIDVTKTSQSHEQQHGDDVRMENVSTYQDLTNDIMPNDYDQINTTYVNH; encoded by the exons ATGTTTCAAAGGATTATTTTCTTAGCGCCAATAGAGAATATAATTAGTGAAG ATAACCTCACACCGTTTGGCAATGCTTCTCAAAGTTCTGTAGTAGCAGCAGCAGGACGACCTGAAAATGCCATTAATCCACCCATTTCAAATGTATTTTCCTATTCTGACTGTTCACACACAAAAGTAGACCCTGAAAACACGGCAGCTTGGTGGATGTTTAAATTATCTTACGGAGCtacatatattcaaaatataacaatatacTACAGAGAAAACT TTGCGCATCGTATGGATGGATTTAAGTTGTATGTGACAAATACATCAACCATTCCACCTGATGGTTATCTTTGTTATGAGGATCCTGATCCAGGTTTGCCAAGCATCACACAAACTATTCCTTGTAACCAACTTGGAAGATATGTCATATATTACGATGACACAGGATCTTTGGAGAGAGTAGGGAATTTCACTCGCCCCGATGGACCTGTAGTTGAACTGTGCTACGTTGCCATTTATG GTTGTCAAAAGACCTTTTGGGGTAGTGACTGTGATAAGAACTGCTCCGAAAATTGCATTGACCAACATTGCTACCCGCAAAATGGTTCATGTGTTTGGGGATTTCACACTAGAAATTGTTCAAATGATGTGTGCGATAACTATACTGTAGTTTGCACGGATGACT tttctgcaaataaagaagaaaacatCAGCTTACTATCAACCCAGATTGGCTTTTTCACAGGTGGTGTTCTTTTTGGTGCTCTGATTGCATCTACTGTGTGTATTCTAGTAATTAAAAAACGCACACGTCGTAAAAAACACG gCAACATTGATGTAACGAAGACATCTCAGAG TCATGAGCAACAGCATGGTGACGATGTTCGAATGGAAAATGTATCTACatatcaagatcttacaaatGATATAATGCCAAATgattatgaccaaataaacacAACATACGTCAATCACTAA